The Setaria italica strain Yugu1 chromosome IX, Setaria_italica_v2.0, whole genome shotgun sequence genome has a window encoding:
- the LOC101769722 gene encoding uncharacterized protein LOC101769722 isoform X2 gives MAGSSGGAASSSRTAPENRFYYPPHVRRQQQQQQQRLQGQRSLSPSLSPSPSPRSARQKPPPPPGAVAVAVAASADIDSRMDSDDSSSTTSSKPSVASTATTTTNTAGELNVITAGAAAAEEAGNLERFLTSTTPSVPVQYLSKTSLRMRRSSDAMDSRPYFCLGDLWESFREWSAYGAGVPLVLNGSDSVVQYYVPYLSAIQLYADPSRPTSRNSSESSSDNDVDRLRVSSVEATHRLENGGLQSDDCETDASSSFPIFEYLERDPPYGREPLTDKVSALADRCPALKTFKSCDLLPSSWMSVAWYPIYRIPTGPTLKDLDACFLTFHCLATPCKDCDPSTPACPGFGGINRSANATGKLSLPTFGLAPYKFRASIWASDGTQERDRVTSLMQEADGWLRRIQVDHPDFRFFATHFSTTWR, from the exons atggcaggCTCATCCGGCGGCGCTGCGTCCTCCTCCCGTACGGCGCCCGAGAACCGATTCTATTACCCTCCCCATGTgcgccgccagcagcagcagcaacagcagcggcTGCAGGGGCAGCGGTCGCTGTCCCCGTCGCTGTCCCCGTCGCCGTCTCCGCGGTCAGCGAggcagaagccgccgccgccgccgggggcagTCGCCGTGGCTGTGGCTGCGTCGGCGGATATAGACAGCCGGATGGATTCCGACGACTcctcgtcgacgacgtcgtcgaagCCGTCGGTGGCGtccacggcgacgacgacgacaaacACCGCGGGTGAACTGAATGTGATCACGGCGGGTGCCGCAGCGGCAGAGGAGGCAGGGAATTTGGAGAGATTTCTTACCTCCACGACGCCCTCAGTACCCGTACAGTACTTGTCCAAG ACAAGCCTAAGGATGCGGCGAAGTAGTGATGCTATGGATTCACGGCCTTATTTCTGCCTTGGAGATCTTTGGGAATCTTTCAGGGAATGGAGTGCTTATGGGGCCGGTGTTCCACTAGTTTTAAATGGCAGTGACTCCGTGGTACAGTATTATGTGCCATATCTTTCTGCTATCCAACTGTATGCAGATCCATCCAGACCTACTTCAAGAAACAG CAGTGAAAGCAGCAGTGATAATGATGTTGACCGGCTACGAGTCTCATCAGTGGAAGCTACACATCGGCTGGAAAATGGTGGCCTACAAAGTGATGATTGTGAAACTGACGCATCTTCAAGTTTTCCAATATTTGAGTATCTGGAGAGGGATCCTCCATATGGTAGAGAACCGCTGACAGACaag GTATCAGCTCTTGCAGATAGATGTCCAGCTCTGAAGACATTCAAAAGCTGTGATCTGCTGCCATCTAGCTGGATGTCTGTTGCATG GTACCCCATATATAGAATTCCTACAGGGCCAACATTGAAGGATCTTGATGCCTGTTTTTTGACGTTCCATTGTCTAGCAACACCTTGCAAGG ATTGTGACCCTTCTACGCCAGCATGTCCTGGATTTGGGGGAATCAACCGCAGCGCAAATGCAACAGGGAAACTATCGTTGCCTACCTTTGGGCTGGCACCTTACAAATTCCGTGCCTCCATTTGGGCATCTGATGGAACCCAAGAGCGGGACCGCGTCACCTCACTGATGCAAGAGGCTGACGGTTGGCTCCGCAGAATACAAGTTGACCATCCAGATTTCCGGTTCTTCGCCACCCATTTCAGCACGACGTGGAGATGA
- the LOC101769722 gene encoding uncharacterized protein LOC101769722 isoform X3, translating to MAGSSGGAASSSRTAPENRFYYPPHVRRQQQQQQQRLQGQRSLSPSLSPSPSPRSARQKPPPPPGAVAVAVAASADIDSRMDSDDSSSTTSSKPSVASTATTTTNTAGELNVITAGAAAAEEAGNLERFLTSTTPSVPVQYLSKTSLRMRRSSDAMDSRPYFCLGDLWESFREWSAYGAGVPLVLNGSDSVVQYYVPYLSAIQLYADPSRPTSRNSESSSDNDVDRLRVSSVEATHRLENGGLQSDDCETDASSSFPIFEYLERDPPYGREPLTDKVSALADRCPALKTFKSCDLLPSSWMSVAWYPIYRIPTGPTLKDLDACFLTFHCLATPCKDCDPSTPACPGFGGINRSANATGKLSLPTFGLAPYKFRASIWASDGTQERDRVTSLMQEADGWLRRIQVDHPDFRFFATHFSTTWR from the exons atggcaggCTCATCCGGCGGCGCTGCGTCCTCCTCCCGTACGGCGCCCGAGAACCGATTCTATTACCCTCCCCATGTgcgccgccagcagcagcagcaacagcagcggcTGCAGGGGCAGCGGTCGCTGTCCCCGTCGCTGTCCCCGTCGCCGTCTCCGCGGTCAGCGAggcagaagccgccgccgccgccgggggcagTCGCCGTGGCTGTGGCTGCGTCGGCGGATATAGACAGCCGGATGGATTCCGACGACTcctcgtcgacgacgtcgtcgaagCCGTCGGTGGCGtccacggcgacgacgacgacaaacACCGCGGGTGAACTGAATGTGATCACGGCGGGTGCCGCAGCGGCAGAGGAGGCAGGGAATTTGGAGAGATTTCTTACCTCCACGACGCCCTCAGTACCCGTACAGTACTTGTCCAAG ACAAGCCTAAGGATGCGGCGAAGTAGTGATGCTATGGATTCACGGCCTTATTTCTGCCTTGGAGATCTTTGGGAATCTTTCAGGGAATGGAGTGCTTATGGGGCCGGTGTTCCACTAGTTTTAAATGGCAGTGACTCCGTGGTACAGTATTATGTGCCATATCTTTCTGCTATCCAACTGTATGCAGATCCATCCAGACCTACTTCAAGAAACAG TGAAAGCAGCAGTGATAATGATGTTGACCGGCTACGAGTCTCATCAGTGGAAGCTACACATCGGCTGGAAAATGGTGGCCTACAAAGTGATGATTGTGAAACTGACGCATCTTCAAGTTTTCCAATATTTGAGTATCTGGAGAGGGATCCTCCATATGGTAGAGAACCGCTGACAGACaag GTATCAGCTCTTGCAGATAGATGTCCAGCTCTGAAGACATTCAAAAGCTGTGATCTGCTGCCATCTAGCTGGATGTCTGTTGCATG GTACCCCATATATAGAATTCCTACAGGGCCAACATTGAAGGATCTTGATGCCTGTTTTTTGACGTTCCATTGTCTAGCAACACCTTGCAAGG ATTGTGACCCTTCTACGCCAGCATGTCCTGGATTTGGGGGAATCAACCGCAGCGCAAATGCAACAGGGAAACTATCGTTGCCTACCTTTGGGCTGGCACCTTACAAATTCCGTGCCTCCATTTGGGCATCTGATGGAACCCAAGAGCGGGACCGCGTCACCTCACTGATGCAAGAGGCTGACGGTTGGCTCCGCAGAATACAAGTTGACCATCCAGATTTCCGGTTCTTCGCCACCCATTTCAGCACGACGTGGAGATGA
- the LOC101769722 gene encoding uncharacterized protein LOC101769722 isoform X1 codes for MAGSSGGAASSSRTAPENRFYYPPHVRRQQQQQQQRLQGQRSLSPSLSPSPSPRSARQKPPPPPGAVAVAVAASADIDSRMDSDDSSSTTSSKPSVASTATTTTNTAGELNVITAGAAAAEEAGNLERFLTSTTPSVPVQYLSKTSLRMRRSSDAMDSRPYFCLGDLWESFREWSAYGAGVPLVLNGSDSVVQYYVPYLSAIQLYADPSRPTSRNRRPGDESDGESMDTSSESSSDNDVDRLRVSSVEATHRLENGGLQSDDCETDASSSFPIFEYLERDPPYGREPLTDKVSALADRCPALKTFKSCDLLPSSWMSVAWYPIYRIPTGPTLKDLDACFLTFHCLATPCKDCDPSTPACPGFGGINRSANATGKLSLPTFGLAPYKFRASIWASDGTQERDRVTSLMQEADGWLRRIQVDHPDFRFFATHFSTTWR; via the exons atggcaggCTCATCCGGCGGCGCTGCGTCCTCCTCCCGTACGGCGCCCGAGAACCGATTCTATTACCCTCCCCATGTgcgccgccagcagcagcagcaacagcagcggcTGCAGGGGCAGCGGTCGCTGTCCCCGTCGCTGTCCCCGTCGCCGTCTCCGCGGTCAGCGAggcagaagccgccgccgccgccgggggcagTCGCCGTGGCTGTGGCTGCGTCGGCGGATATAGACAGCCGGATGGATTCCGACGACTcctcgtcgacgacgtcgtcgaagCCGTCGGTGGCGtccacggcgacgacgacgacaaacACCGCGGGTGAACTGAATGTGATCACGGCGGGTGCCGCAGCGGCAGAGGAGGCAGGGAATTTGGAGAGATTTCTTACCTCCACGACGCCCTCAGTACCCGTACAGTACTTGTCCAAG ACAAGCCTAAGGATGCGGCGAAGTAGTGATGCTATGGATTCACGGCCTTATTTCTGCCTTGGAGATCTTTGGGAATCTTTCAGGGAATGGAGTGCTTATGGGGCCGGTGTTCCACTAGTTTTAAATGGCAGTGACTCCGTGGTACAGTATTATGTGCCATATCTTTCTGCTATCCAACTGTATGCAGATCCATCCAGACCTACTTCAAGAAACAG GCGTCCTGGGGATGAAAGTGATGGGGAATCTATGGATACTAGCAGTGAAAGCAGCAGTGATAATGATGTTGACCGGCTACGAGTCTCATCAGTGGAAGCTACACATCGGCTGGAAAATGGTGGCCTACAAAGTGATGATTGTGAAACTGACGCATCTTCAAGTTTTCCAATATTTGAGTATCTGGAGAGGGATCCTCCATATGGTAGAGAACCGCTGACAGACaag GTATCAGCTCTTGCAGATAGATGTCCAGCTCTGAAGACATTCAAAAGCTGTGATCTGCTGCCATCTAGCTGGATGTCTGTTGCATG GTACCCCATATATAGAATTCCTACAGGGCCAACATTGAAGGATCTTGATGCCTGTTTTTTGACGTTCCATTGTCTAGCAACACCTTGCAAGG ATTGTGACCCTTCTACGCCAGCATGTCCTGGATTTGGGGGAATCAACCGCAGCGCAAATGCAACAGGGAAACTATCGTTGCCTACCTTTGGGCTGGCACCTTACAAATTCCGTGCCTCCATTTGGGCATCTGATGGAACCCAAGAGCGGGACCGCGTCACCTCACTGATGCAAGAGGCTGACGGTTGGCTCCGCAGAATACAAGTTGACCATCCAGATTTCCGGTTCTTCGCCACCCATTTCAGCACGACGTGGAGATGA
- the LOC101771064 gene encoding uncharacterized protein LOC101771064, translating to MDVEKPASKGHGFFGLFDWGKKSKKRLFVGSASSSLDPKNAGDGKDIDDSTTSTRSNSILEDAPSLKESSEHSCSSSVIDEEAQARRCPTVVARLMGLDSMPVASPSELNPMPSTAQQPFQTNNHDDFTGRSYVGSPHKMPGSPIDRFKMEALPPRLAKRTLSVAQYKLLSPMKNPNHISSRNAADIMEAASRIIRPGLENISSYRVHDVGHTNAARAYNPGEIIGVQQRSQKLNEALRKRDGPASFRPPSGKPLDGRSRSSEGTSSSRISQSNGCAPVGPKVKSGNRSSNVAQAMHAQGGMRKGSRKLETRRNPENSLVERNGLHQPKDNNQMGSTSSSSVLVPNNRRQNTMASKHKVNSNPANPSRQRSNIHQINASPRKAGAASTFAGNNTQGSRKMDLQPTARANVRNDSIAKAIPKPRRSQNRRMYSDTSQSSDSVNSDRSQRRIRHNIVIDEQSSFSTNKKKISTEIVSFTFTSPVDKSLHSVHSPNHSVEKQFIENLNAVSTSSNTSNTKLDVIDGDYLGLLLEQKLRELTSGVRSPYFNPAKGVKVHGTSTALEDTASACETSSIASTDYDRESMQSFNDGKATLPQTDLATKSGQSFQPAKYDRDVTDRAELEHLRQSPHSTWEASISMETCSSSESLRSANGTRVFSSIEGATTSDSTHFNKFLEADVSSEYSDTASSITVATAEIPRSESSSSCHMDYRQEVEFIREILNASSSCLERFGDSDILDPHLLEELNGNTRFLAGEDGKGYRLRRRLLFDCVSELLTVKCAYYFNAGYGSWFMGMAILQSLSAEEIHREMTSLKVAEEWMVDELVYREMSSPLGSWVDFKMDSYQAGGDIAAELLGSLIDEVVVDLLTSLFL from the exons ATGGATGTAGAGAAACCTGCTTCGAAGGGGCATGGATTCTTTGGCCTCTTTGATTGGGGCAAGAAGTCTAAGAAGCGGCTCTTTGTTGGAAGCGCGAGCAGTTCTCTGGATCCGA AGAATGCTGGAGATGGGAAGGATATTGATGACAGTACAACAAGTACACGGTCGAATTCG ATCCTTGAAGATGCGCCTAGCTTGAAAGAAAGCagtgagcatagttgctcatcTTCAGTAATTGATGAAGAAGCTCAGGCGAGGAGGTGTCCCACTGTTGTGGCTAGGCTTATGGGTTTGGATTCCATGCCTGTGGCAAGCCCATCTGAATTGAATCCCATGCCATCCACAGCGCAACAACCCTTCCAAACCAACAACCATGATGATTTTACTGGGAGAAGTTATGTTGGTAGTCCCCATAAGATGCCGGGTAGTCCTATTGATCGGTTTAAAATGGAGGCACTGCCTCCAAGACTTGCCAAGAGGACACTGTCTGTTGCACAATACAAGTTATTGTCTCCCATGAAGAACCCTAATCATATATCCAGCCGAAATGCGGCTGATATAATGGAGGCAGCATCTCGGATCATTAGGCCTGGACTTGAAAACATCAGTTCTTACAGAGTCCATGATGTTGGGCACACAAATGCTGCGCGTGCCTACAACCCAGGAGAGATCATAGGAGTCCAACAAAGGTCACAGAAGCTAAACGAAGCACTAAGGAAACGTGATGGGCCTGCATCTTTTAGGCCACCAAGCGGAAAACCTTTGGATGGAAGATCGAGAAGTTCAGAGGGCACCTCGTCTTCCAGGATCTCACAGTCAAATGGATGTGCCCCAGTTGGCCCCAAGGTCAAATCCGGCAATAGATCATCAAATGTTGCTCAAGCTATGCATGCCCAAGGAGGCATGAGAAAAGGCAGTAGAAAGCTTGAAACTCGCAGGAACCCTGAAAATAGCTTGGTCGAGAGAAATGGGTTGCACCAACCAAAGGATAATAATCAAATGGGCTCAACAAGTTCTTCCAGTGTGCTTGTGCCAAACAACAGAAGGCAGAATACTATGGCTAGCAAACACAAGGTGAATTCAAATCCAGCAAACCCCAGTAGACAACGGAGCAATATACACCAAATAAATGCCTCTCCCAGAAAGGCTGGGGCAGCCAGCACATTTGCTGGAAACAATACTCAAGGTAGCAGAAAGATGGACTTGCAGCCAACTGCTCGAGCAAATGTAAGAAATGATTCCATAGCCAAGGCAATCCCCAAGCCAAGAAGGTCACAAAACAGGAGAATGTACTCGGATACAAGCCAGTCAAGTGATAGTGTTAATTCTGACAGAAGCCAGAGGCGGATTCGGCACAATATTGTGATAGATGAACAATCGTCTTTTtcaacaaacaaaaagaaaatcagcACTGAGATTGTTTCATTCACATTTACCTCACCAGTTGACAAATCATTACACAGCGTCCACTCCCCCAATCATTCAGTGGAAAAACAATTTATAGAGAATCTGAACGCTGTGTCAACTTCAAGCAATACATCAAACACTAAACTTGATGTCATTGATGGCGATTATTTGGGACTCCTGTTGGAGCAAAAATTGAGAGAGTTGACGTCAGGTGTGAGATCACCCTACTTTAATCCagccaaaggtgttaaagtgcATGGCACTTCAACAGCTTTGGAAGATACGGCATCAGCATGTGAAACATCTAGCATTGCTTCTACTGATTATGATAGGGAGTCGATGCAGTCTTTCAATGATGGAAAAGCTACTCTCCCCCAGACAGATCTTGCTACTAAAAGTGGCCAG TCATTTCAACCTGCGAAGTATGATCGTGATGTCACGGATCGAGCAGAGCTAGAGCATCTTCGCCAAAGTCCCCACTCAACGTGGGAAGCTTCTATTTCGATGGAAACCTGTAGCTCATCAGAGAGCTTGAGGAGTGCAAATG GAACAAGAGTATTTAGTTCAATCGAAGGAGCAACGACTTCTGATTCAACACACTTCAACAAATTCCTAGAAGCAGATGTCTCGTCAGAATATTCTGACACAGCCTCATCGATCACAGTGGCGACAGCAGAAATCCCTCGATCAGAAAGTAGCAGCTCTTGTCATATGGATTATAGACAGGAGGTGGAGTTTATAAGAGAAATCCTGAATGCTAGTTCCTCTTGTTTGGAGCGGTTTGGCGATTCGGATATTTTGGATCCACATCTGTTGGAAGAACTGAATGGCAATACTAGGTTTTTGGCTGGTGAAGATGGCAAAGGTTACAGATTGAGGCGGAGGCTGCTATTTGACTGTGTCAGTGAATTATTGACTGTGAAATGTGCATACTACTTCAATGCTGGCTATGGCTCATGGTTCATGGGGATGGCAATCCTGCAAAGTTTGTCAGCAGAAGAAATCCATCGAGAGATGACCAGCCTGAAGGTTGCCGAGGAGTGGATGGTGGATGAACTTGTGTACAGGGAAATGAGTAGTCCTCTGGGGAGCTGGGTGGATTTCAAGATGGATTCATACCAGGCCGGCGGAGACATAGCGGCGGAGTTGTTAGGTTCCTTGATCGATGAAGTGGTTGTTGATCTTCTGACTAGCTTGTTTTTATAG
- the LOC101771455 gene encoding translocase of chloroplast 159, chloroplastic: protein MALLVRARLSSLDDDDDDAATASSLSSAASSPPLSPLPASPPPLPARAAVIGAPRVAAQLSSADEDVSESLDDDTSSGEDGELVEEVSNGFFFAVARVPPPPPSPPPEDPSAVPGGETAGSAASASESGDSFGAAEGSLEESFMSANSVLEVLDAGAGSGLGGGIEDGNGTGVEGSLDGSFQSSRSVIGALDGGEAAESGDLVDVTGVPVLIDDEQGVQDVGAEAVDDVAPEPFMPIAGEPLEGESVSDHEVAELLPVIGATEGEDAGFGLRSDDSDAKGSTAEHVAVMDVEDASPENVATRDGASDTVEIRDNFDEPESVAYDGHNKVDEEADGDHEASDDLASMPISASDDTVDLLVKEPEDNVPASKGTRFGVDDSDDVEVNGDDEYEEEVNGKEIELFDYAALVELLRAANISSGQGKAKVFPFESSEPKHLPPTVTSIPRTDVASTERDDPEKEMTDEEKKIYRKVDLVRIKYMRLIHRLGYDTNHLVPVQVLYRLSLVEGFRRVRMANNSSELENAWKRALQLEEEGIEDLEFSCNILVLGKTGVGKSATINSIFGEDKSKTNAFLPATSSVKEITGVVDGVKFRVIDTPGLGTSAKDEKSNRRVLNSVKRYMKRCPPDIILYVDRIDTQRQEANSLSLLRAITSVLGLSIWSRTIITLTHSGAAPPEGPSGSAMNYDMVVTHRTHAIQQSIRQVTNDPRIENPVALVENHHLCQRNTEGEKVLPDGLTWRRLLLLLCYSKKIIAEIESLSNRRGSSASSLGRFFQVPTLPYFLSCLLRSREHPRSSNDRNAGSVDSELDLDELLNEVQEDEEDDYDQLPPFKPLSKSQVAKLSKEQQKLYFDEYDYRTKLLQKKQLKEQVRRFKEMKEGNDNDVPSEDGHPDDEYDTDRSPMPDWALPSSFDSDDPVHRYRCLEPTPNLLVRAVNNPEVWDHDCGFDGVSVQHSLDVANKYPASLWVQVNKDKREFTIHMDSSMSVKHGDHASSLAGFDIQTIMDQLAYTLRGETKVKNFRKNTTTGGLSVTFLGNTVVTGAKFEDKLSVGNRLTLVANTGAVSVSGDSAYGVNMEATLHEKSYPVGQGLTTLGASLVRCHKEWTMTANLDSQFSVGRTSNMAVHVDLNNKLTGRVSIKANTSEQLKIALLGVCSATMYLWNKMHPGADANA, encoded by the exons ATGGCGCTGCTCGTGCGCGCGCGCCTCTCCtcgctcgacgacgacgacgacgacgcggccacGGCGTCCTCGCTGTCCTCGGCGGCGTCCTCCCCGCCGCTCTCGCCGCTCccggcgtccccgccgccgctgcccgcgcgcgccgcggtcATCGGCGCCCCGCGCGTCGCGGCGCAGCTCTCGTCCGCCGACGAGGACGTCAGCGAGTCGCTCGACGACGACACCAGCTCCGGGGAGGACGGCGAGCTGGTGGAGGAGGTCTCCAACggcttcttcttcgccgtcgccagggtgcccccgccgccgccgtcgccaccgcccgaGGACCCCAGCGCGGTCCCCGGCGGCGAGACGGCGGGGTCCGCCGCCTCTGCGTCCGAGAGCGGGGACAGCTTTGGCGCCGCGGAGGGGTCGCTGGAGGAGAGCTTCATGAGCGCCAACAGCGTCTTGGAAGTGCTCGACGCCGGAGCAGGGAGCGGATTGGGCGGTGGCATTGAGGATGGTAATGGTACGGGCGTCGAGGGATCGTTAGATGGGAGCTTCCAGAGTTCCAGGAGCGTCATTGGCGCGCTGGATGGCGGGGAGGCTGCTGAATCAGGTGATCTGGTGGATGTTACAGGTGTTCCTGTCCTGATTGATGATGAGCAGGGGGTGCAGGATGTTGGTGCTGAGGCTGTTGATGATGTGGCGCCTGAGCCTTTCATGCCTATTGCTGGGGAGCCTTTGGAGGGGGAGAGTGTGTCTGATCATGAGGTTGCTGAATTGCTTCCTGTTATCGGTGCTACAGAAGGAGAGGATGCTGGTTTTGGACTTCGGAGCGATGATTCTGATGCAAAAGGTAGTACAGCAGAGCATGTGGCAGTTATGGATGTTGAAGATGCTAGTCCTGAAAATGTTGCCACAAGGGATGGTGCATCTGACACTGTGGAAATCCGTGATAATTTTGATGAACCAGAATCTGTTGCATATGACGGTCATAATAAGGTAGACGAGGAAGCTGATGGTGACCATGAAGCTTCGGATGATCTTGCATCAATGCCAATCTCCGCAAGTGATGATACTGTGGACCTTCTGGTAAAAGAACCGGAGGACAACGTGCCTGCTTCCAAAGGCACACGCTTTGGTGTGGATGATTCAGATGATGTGGAGGTAAACGGCGATGATGAATATGAAGAGGAGGTGAATGGAAAGGAAATCGAGCTTTTTGATTATGCAGCTCTAGTTGAACTTCTAAGGGCCGCAAACATCTCATCAGGACAAGGCAAGGCCAAGGTTTTTCCATTTGAATCTTCTGAGCCCAAGCATCTGCCTCCCACTGTAACCAGCATTCCTAGGACTGACGTGGCTTCTACAGAAAGAGATGACCCTGAGAAAGAGATgaccgatgaggaaaagaagataTACAGAAAGGTGGACCTGGTACGAATCAAGTACATGCGTCTCATTCATAGATTGGGTTATGATACTAACCATCTGGTACCAGTGCAAGTGCTGTATCGGCTTAGTCTTGTTGAAGGTTTCAGGCGTGTTAGGATGGCAAACAATTCCTCTGAGCTCGAGAATGCCTGGAAGAGGGCTTTGCAGCTTGAGGAAGAGGGAATTGAGGACCTTGAATTCTCCTGCAATATTTTGGTCCTTGGGAAGACTGGGGTGGGGAAGAGTGCAACGATAAATTCCATTTTTGGCGAAGATAAATCCAAGACAAATGCTTTTCTACCGGCAACATCATCTGTGAAAGAGATTACTGGAGTTGTTGATGGTGTCAAGTTTCGTGTCATCGACACCCCTGGACTTGGGACTTCGGCCAAGGATGAAAAATCAAATCGGAGAGTGCTCAACTCTGTTAAGAGGTATATGAAGAGATGCCCTCCTGATATTATTCTGTATGTCGATCGGATTGATACCCAGCGACAGGAAGCAAATAGCCTATCCCTCTTGCGAGCTATTACCAGTGTGCTAGGCCTGTCAATATGGTCCAGGACAATTATTACTCTCACTCACTCAGGAGCAGCTCCCCCTGAAGGCCCTAGTGGTTCCGCAATGAACTATGAT ATGGTTGTGACTCATCGAACTCATGCAATTCAGCAAAGCATCCGGCAGGTAACTAATGATCCTCGAATTGAGAATCCAGTGGCTCTTGTGGAGAACCATCATCTCTGTCAGAGGAACACAGAGGGTGAAAAGGTGCTTCCTGATGGCCTTACTTGGAGGCGTCTGCTCCTCCTCCTATGCTACTCAAAGAAGATTATCGCTGAGATTGAGAGTCTCTCAAACCGTCGTGGTTCTTCTGCAAGTTCCTTAGGTCGCTTTTTTCAAGTGCCTACACTTCCTTACTTCTTATCATGTTTGTTGCGATCTAGAGAGCACCCTAGGAGTTCCAATGACCGTAATGCTGGGAGTGTGGATTCAGAGCTTGATCTAGATGAATTGTTGAATGAGGttcaagaggatgaagaagatgattaCGATCAGCTTCCTCCCTTTAAGCCACTAAGTAAATCCCAGGTTGCAAAACTCTCGAAAGAGCAACAGAAGTTGTATTTTGATGAATATGATTACCGAACTAAGCTTCTTCAGAAAAAGCAGCTGAAGGAACAAGTCAGAAGATTTAAGGAAATGAAGGAGGGCAATGACAATGATGTACCTTCTGAGGATGGTCATCCTGATGATGAATATGATACAGATAGATCTCCTATGCCAGACTGGGCATTGCCATCTTCGTTTGACTCTGATGATCCTGTTCACCGATATCGGTGCCTTGAACCTACACCGAACCTTCTGGTTCGGGCTGTTAACAACCCTGAGGTATGGGATCATGATTGTGGTTTTGATGGTGTGAGTGTCCAACATAGCCTTGATGTTGCTAACAAGTATCCAGCTTCTCTCTGGGTTCAAGTTAACAAGGACAAGAGAGAGTTCACCATTCATATGGATTCCTCAATGTCAGTTAAGCATGGAGATCATGCCTCGAGCCTGGCAGGCTTTGACATCCAGACAATCATGGACCAGCTTGCTTACACTCTAAGAGGGGAGACCAAAGTCAAGAACTTCAGGAAAAACACCACGACTGGTGGTTTATCCGTGACTTTTTTGGGAAATACCGTGGTGACTGGAGCGAAGTTTGAAGACAAGCTTTCAGTTGGCAACAGGTTAACACTGGTAGCCAACACTGGTGCTGTGTCCGTGAGTGGTGATTCTGCATATGGGGTGAATATGGAGGCAACTCTGCATGAGAAAAGTTATCCTGTAGGTCAAGGGCTCACAACTTTGGGTGCATCCTTAGTAAGGTGCCATAAAGAATGGACCATGACTGCAAACTTGGATTCCCAGTTCTCTGTTGGGAGGACTTCAAACATGGCAGTTCATGTTGATTTAAACAACAAACTAACTGGACGGGTGAGCATCAAGGCTAACACTTCAGAACAGCTGAAGATTGCCCTTTTAGGTGTCTGTTCAGCGACAATGTATTTGTGGAACAAGATGCATCCTGGTGCAGATGCTAATGCTTAA